The following is a genomic window from Planctomycetia bacterium.
ATCTGGCGGATCGCCAGGCGAGTACCGGGATAGATTTGATTACCCTGACCCATGAATTAGAAAGGGAAGGTCAGCAAAAGGAACTAGGCGGTTGGCAGTACCTCCATGAGCTTGCAGATTTGGCTTTGCACAGTGTACATGCGACTCATTACGCTCGGATTGTCAGCGAGAAATCAATTCAACGCATGCTGCTGCAGGCTGCTCAATCAATTCACCGCGAAGCATCATATCCTTCCGACCCTGAACAGCTATTGGAACACAGTGAACAACTCATCCTGCGTATTCGTGATGCGTCAAACGCCTCCGAAATCAAACCTCTTCAAGTCGGTTTACATAAGCTGTTGGACCGTGCCGATGAACAGTGCTCTGGAAAAATTGAACGATGGTATACCGGGTTCCAGGAACTCGACAGTCTGGTGAAACTGTCTGCGGGAAAACTCATTATTATTGCAGCACGCCCTTCGGTCGGAAAAAGTTTGCTCGCCACGCAGCTTGCCAAGCAAATCTCCGACCATGCTTCGGGCCGTCGTGCCGTTTATCTTTCCAGCCTGGAAATGGAAGATGAGGAAATTGCAGCTCGATTCGTAGCTTCATTCGGCAATGTCCCCATGGATGTTGCAAGTGTGGAACGTGTTCTCAATCGTCCCGAATCAGAACAATTAAGCGACGCTGTTCATCTGCTTGCTGACATACCCATCTTTATCAATGATTCCGGCACGCAGTCCTTAACGACGATTGCCGCTGATGCACGAAGGTTGAATCGCAAGCATGGACTTGGTCTGGTGGTCGTCGATTATCTGCAGTTAGTTACGTGCGAGACGAATCGGAACAAGAACCGTGCCGAAGCCATGGGAGAAATCTCCAGCGGCTTAAAGCGATTGGCCAAGGAGTTACAATGCCCGGTGATTGCGTTATGCCAGCTCAATCGCGAAGCAGATGATGTCAGCGAGCCACAATTACGCCATATCCGTGAAAGCGGAAATATCGAACAGGACGCTGACACGGTCTGGCTTCTCTGGCGTGAAGCCAAGGAAGTCATCGACCCTAATGCTGACCAGGAAGTGTTCCTGAAGATAGCAAAGAATCGCCAAGGTCCCATTGGAACCATCAAACTTCTCCATCGCAAGGAATACATGCGATTCGAGGAATTACTGTCTTATGACCAGCCATCCGTCATGAATGCTGAATAACGAGGAAATTACATGTGGACGCGAGAACTTAAAGGATATGGCTGGTGGTACGCTTCTGACTATCCGCCACCCATGACCTGACCGCATCGAAACGGAATCCCATGTCACCATTCACACTTTTCATGTTTCCCCGGAGGTAACTTCAATGGACGTACCACATCAGTTCACCGCAAACGACAGCCAGTCAGCATCCGTGTGGCCGAAAAAGCCCAAGATGACCATTCTCGGCAAAAGCCTACGAGGAATGGACGAAGCGTTGCGACGCGACAGGCTCCTCTATCTCCTTGGAGTCATCGAAGGCATCGCCTTTGAAACGGTCTATTTCATTGATGAACTCATCGACCATGGTAATTATCTGAAAGTAGTCTTGGAAACCACGCCTTCCCTTGAGCATATGGCCTGTGTCCTGGATGCCTGGAAGCAGTATTCCGTCAGCGGCGACGGAGCTGTTGAACATACCGTTCGGACCAAATCATCCTGCTTTACAGCAGTCTATGCACATTCTCTAACTGACCTGCAGTTGCACCGCACTGCATTCCCTAGCAGAACGATTGCACTGAACATCGAGCCAGAAGATGAACCATCTCACCATTCCGAAATGGATGAAGATGAGTCCCTGGTTGAAGAGCAGGACAGTGAACAATTACCCTTCTGACAACAGGTTGACGAGCGATGGCGTTCATCGCTCACACCTACTTCCTGGAGAGTATGAAATGAAGATTCCGCTGGTTATTCGGAACAATGAGTCGCATGAAACGTCATGTATTGACAACGAACCGTTAGCTCGCCAAATGCTGGCTCAGCTGCAGAAAATCTCTCCGGAGAGCCTTGCTGGTATCCGGCTGGTTGAGATTACCTCTCAAGCGATAGTGCTGCATTGGGCCAAAGTACCTGAACCATGGCACTTTGAATCTCTGAGCGATTGGTGGAGTGCATCAGCCTCGGAGTCGAAGGTACAGATGCACTGGTATTCCGAATCCGTAGCTCCAACTTACAACCGGAAAGAGATACCTACTTTGCGCCGTGTCTATTCCTGATGTACTTCTGCATTCAGTGTCGGCTTCATGCCAACATTGGTCATGGCCATCAGAAGCCACCTGCATCAACTTCTTTGAACGGAATCTCATGGTATTTGACTACACACAAGTGAACCGGCAAGAATTAGCATCTCTCCTCGCCCTGGTCACCTACCGCATTCTGACCCGGCAGAAGTTACCGCATTCCAGCCAACATTCCCTTGATGTCCTTCCAAAAGAAGTGCTCAGTGTCTCCAAGACGGTTAACGCCCACGGAGAACAAGGAGACGCATGATGGACTTGAAGCAGAAACTGACCTCACTGCCACACCTGCGGGTGACTGACCTGCGACAGATGTACGCCGAGGTCTTTGGCGAACCAACGAATGCGAACAACCGCGACTGGCTGACCAAACGGCTTGCCTGGCGATTGCAGGCGCAGGCCATGGGTGGTCTTTCGGAACGGGCGATGGCACGAGCTAAAGAACTGGCTCGCGAAGAAGACCTGCGAGTGACACCACCACCGGTAGCCACGATACCCATTTCCCAGCCACGGGATACCCGACTGCCAACGCCCGGTGCCGTTATTACCCGCACCTACAAAGGCGTCCAACACCATGTCGAAGTGCTGGCCGACGGCTTTATCTGGAACGGGAATACTTACACGACACTGACTGCTGTGGCTAAGGCCATCACGGGCCAGCACCTCAACGGCTTCGCCTTCTTCGGCATCAAGCGGGGAGGGAAGCAATGAACAAGCCTCCCAAACGAATCCGCTGTGCCATCTACACCCGCAAATCGACTGAAGAAGGACTGGAGCAGGAGTTCAACAGCCTCGATGCCCAGCGGGAATCAGCCGAAGCGTTCATCAAGAGCCAGGCTCACGAAGGCTGGGTGTGCCTGCCAGCCAAGTACGACGATGGAGGCTTCACGGGTGGCAACATGGAACGCCCTGCCCTAAGGCAATTACTCGCAGATATTGAATCGGGTCAGGTTGACTGTGTTATCGTTTACAAGGTAGACCGGTTATCCCGCAGCCTTCTCGACTTTGCCCGCATGATGGAGATATTTGACCGCAAAGGCATCTCGTTTGTAAGCGTGACACAGCAGTTCAATACCACGCATTCCATGGGACGATTGACGCTCAACATCCTGTTGTCCTTCGCCCAGTTTGAACGGGAAATCATCTCTGAGCGAACGAGGGACAAGATTGCAGCCACCCGGCGTAAAGGCAAATGGTCAGGTGGACGGCCGATTCTGGGCTACGATGCCGATCCGGTCACCAACAAGCTCATCATCAACCACGAAGAAGCACCACGCGTGCGTGCCATCTTCCGGCTTTATGCCGAGCATGGTTCTCTATTACCCGTTGCCCAAGAACTGAACCAGCGTGGCTGGCGGAACAAACTTTACAACACTCGGAAGGGCATCTCCAAGGGTGGCATGGAGTTCACTCGCACCAGCTTGTGGAACCTGCTCACCAACCCGCTGTACTTCGGTCAGGTACGTCACAAAGACAACGTCTATGCCGGTGAACACGAAGCCATCATTGATGAAGTACTCTGGCAGCGGGTGCAGACTCAACTGGAACGTAATGGCATTCATGGTGGCCGGGAAATCAAGAACCGGCATGGCTCGATTCTGAAAGGCTTGCTGCGATGCGTTCCCTGCGGGTGTGCCATGACACCTTCTTACTGCTGCAAGAACGGCAAGGTGCAGTATCGCTACTACACCTGCACCAAAGCTCAGAAACAAGGCTGGGAGAAATGTTCTTCCAAGAGTGTTCCCGCAGGTCAGATGGAACAGTTTGTCGTTGAACGTATTCGGGGTATTGGTAGCGACCCAGCTTTACAAGCTGAAGTACTCACCATCATCCACCAACACCATGAGGAACACCGGCAAACCATGCAGTCCGAACAAGCACTTCTCATGCGTGAGCTGAAACGCTGGCAGCAGGAAGCACGCAACCTCATCGGACAGGTTAAAGCAGGTGAAGTCAACACTCTAGTAACCAGCCGATTGGCCGAAGTACAGGAACGGATCGCCCACGAAACGCCACGGTTGGCCCAGATTCGCGAGGAACTCGAACGCTTGGCCGATTGGACCATCACCGCAGAATCCGTGGCCACAGTGCTAGGCCGATTCGATGAACTCTGGAAAGCCATGAACATAGTCGAGAAGCAGAAGCTGCTGCAACTGCTCATCGACCGCATTGATTACGATGGCAAGGTGGGCCAGGTGACCATTCATTTCCATCCGACTGGCCTGGAATCGCTGCTCACTGAAACCATCACGGAGAACGCTGCATGATTGCCAAGACATGGAATGTATCGTTTGAAACGCATCGCAAGGGTCAGCGGGTGATGACTACCCGCAAGCAGTCCCCTGCTCTGCACGAAGGTCGCATACCACGTATCTCCCGGCTCATGGCGCTGGCTCATCATCTGGAACGCCTGGTGGTAACAGGCGTGGTCAAGGACTACGCAGAGCTGGCACGATTGGGCCATGTCAGCCGGGCACGTATCAGTCAGATCATGAACCTGTTACTGCTGGCACCGGAAATTCAGGAGGAGATCCTGTTCCTGCCGAAGACGATGTCGGGCCATGACCCCATCAAACTGAAGCATCTACAGCCGATCTGTCTGGAGATGGATTGGGGGAGGCAGAAGGAGAAGTGGGTGCTAATGTCATCTCCAATTAAAAGCATTCGATAGTCGTATCTTCCAGGTCAAGGACTAGGTCAGCGATGGTCACTTTAAACCATGCCTGAAACATCTCCCAAGTTCTCACTTTCGGCCACTTGCTTTTTTCCGTCCACCATGATTCTAATTCCTCTACAAAGATTCGCTTGTAGTGTTTTTTGATAAGTTCTACTCCTACCGTTTGGCCATCTTCATTTTCTGCCAAGTAAACAGTCGGGGTGTGTTCACTTTCCTCAATACTCGTATCCTCCTCCACCGATCTTGCCCAGACAAAGTAGGGTTCTTTGGCTTCTACCATAAACGCAACTCGATTTAAGCAATTCATCATGAGTATATTCTCCGTAGACAATGAAAGAATACAGATTCCTCAATCACTCCTCCTCCCTTTTCCCCGTCATGCTCTAACTGTCATCCTGTGTAGCCAGCATCATGGTGATGCCAGCACGCACCAAGAGACAGAGAGATGGCAAACAAGAAACTGAAGGTTGGTGGATCGAGTGACCTGCGGTTACCAATCAAGAAGGTCAAAAGCGATAAAAAGCCCAAGTGGCAGGCCAAGACTGGTGGTATTAGGTAATTAGTAACGTAGATTGATTATTTTAATGATCTATCACTAACATCATGTTAGAGTGCGGTTGTCTAATCAACTGTATAACTCGTACTTGCCATGAAAAAATCGATGTTACTTATTCTCATACTGATTATTTCCTCGACTACAATCGTGACTGGCGATGAAGTGATCATGCCGTCAATTCAATTCAAAGGCTCGCCACTATTTGTACCATATGATTTTCCGGTGGCTGCTTCGTTAGACGGCAAGTACATTGCAACAGCTTCCAAAACGCCTGGGTGTGCTGTCTTGATCGATACTAAATCCGGCGCAGAAGTCATGGAATTAAAAGGTGGGAAGTCGCCAATTACTTCGATTCGATTTACGCCTGATGATCATACTCTTCTTGGCGGTGACGACCGACGGGTATACATGTGGAGGCTGAAATCCAGGAGCCTAGTGGCCACATGCCCAGCCAATGATGAATCTCCGGGTTCAACAAAGCTGATGCAATTTGCCATTGCAGGTAACGGCAACAGATTTGTCACAGCCATCTCTCGTCATGTGCAAGGCGAGGGTTCAAAAGGTGTGACATATCAAAGTTGGAATCTAGATAGCGGAGCAGAGGAATGGTCTCGGCATTTACCAGAACCGCCATACCAACTTCGATATCTGATGAATGTATCGTACGATGGCACAGTATTAGCGCATTGGCCAGGTATTACCTCAAGTCAGAATGGATCAACAACGATTCACTTCTGGAAGATCGTTCCACGAGTGGGTGGCATCCAAAAAGAACTGGAGCAAGATAGGTCACTGAACATCAAGGAAATATCCCCAGTTCAGTGTGTAGCATTCACCCCAAGTGGCAAAGAATTGATAGTCACTGGATCTCGTAATCTGCGTGCTACGGGGCCCAATAAGTTAGCTCAGTCTTCCCCAGACAAGGATCCTCTTTTATTGGTATATCGTTCGGACAGTCTTCAAGAGAGTGCCAGATGGAATACCCGAATGTCCATGCCGATGTCCCAATTGGTTTTCAATCGTGATGGAAGTCTAGTGGCTGGGTTTGATTCCAATTGGTATGAACTGGGAATATGGGAAACGAGCAGCGGGAAGTCTCTAGGGATTGCAAAGCGAGATCCTTATAAAACAATTTCTTGGCCAAAAATATGGGAACTTCGATTCAACCAAAAGAACCAGCTTCAATGCTCTTATTCGAACATCCAAGCTGGCAAATGCATTTTTCAACCCCGACAGGACGGCGGATTACTTGAGTTTCCCGCCCCTGGCCCGCCAGCGATTCGACCCCACAGTGCTTACATTAATACGGTTGCATTTTCACGGGATCAGAAGCAATTATTAACGTATGACGGAGGAATGCTCTGCACGTGGGATCTGAAAAACTTGGAGTTAGTGAAAAGTAAACGTGTCGGCCCAGCGATTCGAAAGTTTAACATGAAGCGAGGAGGCTTATTGTCGCCAGGAGGCTGGGCATCACTGAGGCCGATAATCTCGTCTGATGGCATGCTTTTGGTTACTCAAGGACTCAATGCGCACCTCATCCTAACCCGCCTACAGTCAAATGAAGAAATTCAACTGAATCTGGATCTCGTTGAAAAACAGGGGATGGAATTGGCACTTCGTGTCGGAATTACCCCGGACGGGAAGCGAGTGGTTGCTGAGTGGACGGAGTTCCTGGGCTATGACCAAAACCCTCAGAAATCTGGAAAAGTCGAAGCTTGGGATACGGCAAATGGCAATCGCCTGTGGTCACAACCAGTGCTGCAGCTTGCTCCTGATGAAATGCGTCCTTTTCGAAATAACATTGTGAACGAACCACTCAGCATTTCAACGGATAGTAAATCGGTAGTAATTTCTGGCGGAATACTCGATGTGGCTACGGGCCAACTGCAGAGTGATTGGACTGCACCAATTCCACAAATTCGGAATGGATTCTTGGACTCAACCGGGAAGCGATTGGTAAATCTTGAAGGCAACCAATTTGGATTCTGGGACATGCAAACTGGCAGATTATTGGAAAGATGGGTGCTTCCAGATGTTAGCGACTCCAGACTAATCAACATCTTACCTGATGGAAGAACTGCTCTGGTATCGGTTAAGTCTCCATGTTCGACTGACGTTGCCGGGAGTATCATTCTCTGGATCGAATTGGCAAGTCAACAGGTTCGTGCAAGATTTGCATTTGAGCATCACTTCCCATTCGCCGTCATCGGCGTCTCACCGGATGGTAATACGCTAATAGGCACAAATAAATCGAATGCGTTTGCAATCTGGAAACTACGTACGTTACCAAGACAGAATCGATTGGTATCAAAACCCGAAATGGAACAGCATTGGAAGAAAATCTGTGGATTATCGGCAGACGGTGGTTGGAAAGCAATGCAGGCGCTAGCAGAAGACCCAAACCAGACGATTCCATTTGTGATGGAGCATCTGAATCAGCGTCCCACCAGCGAGCAGGTGAATGCATGGATTGAAGAATTGGGTCATTCCGACTTCAATCGCCGTGAAAAAGCCTTTGAGAACTTAGCCGCCTTAGGCAAGAGTGTTGAAGAGAAGCTAAAGAAGGCATCCAAGTCTGATTCACTGGAATGGCAACGGCGCGCGGAGAAACTGTTGCAGGCATTCCAGGGTGTGGACCTTGGTCACATTCGCGATGTACGAGCAGTAGAGCTATTGGAAATGATTGGGAATGCTGAGGCGAAGAAGATGTTGTCGCAGCTTGCTGGTGGAAATAGCCAGGACTGGTTGACCCAAGAAGCACAGATAGCGATTAAGAGATTGACACTCAGGAAGTAAAGACTCACAGATCGCAGACAAACCAGAATAGACTCCTCCAATGCCCATTATTCAAAACACCGACTAATAATTATGCAGAATTTGTACTTTTGGAAGATCATTCACATTCTTGATCTCCCCCTCCTCCCTTTCCCCCGTCATGCTCTAACTGTCATCCTGCGTAGCCAGCATCATGGTGATGTCTGCACGCACCAGGAGACTGAGCGATGGCAAACAAGAAACTGAAGGTTGGCGGATCGAGCGAACTACGGTTGCCAACCAAGAAGGCCAAGGGCGAAAAGAAACCCAAGTGGCAGGCCAAGACGGGTGGTAAAAAAAAGGGCAAAGAGTCGATGGTCGAGACACCGCTGGCCGTTCAAGAAGAGCAGGCTCTCCCACCAGAACCAACCGAAACGCCCGACGTGGCGACAACTACCGAGGCTGGGGCAATGAGCAAGCCACGACGAACGAGGAGGTAGAGGCTTCTGATGCCGTAGCACCTGCCGAGGAGCCAATGACGCCCGAAGCAGAAGTCCCAACCACAATTCGCTTCGCACTGGTACCATGCCCAAAACGCATGCGCAGAATAGATTACCATGTATACTTATCGCTTCGTATACGAGTAAATCAAAATGCGGCTGTTCATCCTGATTGCTGTTTTCCAATGGATGATTCCACTCCAAGCTGACGATTGGAAAGGCCAGGTAGTCTTTCCCCGAGAAGCAGACTTAATGCTCCGTGACAAGGGCGATGTGATTGGTCGTTTCCTGCATGATGGAAAAGTAGTACGTGACAACGGAGAGACCTTGGAGATCGTTCAAAGCGACCCCTTTGCCAAACGAGACCGGCAGGGAGTTGTCTCCAAGAAAGAAGCCATTCTTGCCAGCGAGGCAGTAGACTACTTTACCGGGTTAGTGACTAAGGAACCGCGTACCGTATTTCCCCTATTACAGCGAGCACGTGCCTATGAATTGGCAGGCAAACAATCTTTGGCTTTCGCTGATCTCAAACAGGCAGTCAATCTATCTGGCCAAGCTGCGGCACTTCACAAGGCTGGTATAGCACTGCACAATCAGAAGAAATATCCCGAAGCCATTGCCAAATATACCGAGGCACTGAAGTTTGACCGCAGCACCGCCTTAATCTACCACAATCGCGGAATTGTTCATAATAACTTGGGCAACCACGACGAATCACTGGCCGACATCTCTGAAGCCATCTGGCTTCAACCCAAAAAGGAGAGCTACTATTACGATCGTGGACTTCGCTGGAATGCATTGAAGAAACATGACCGAGCCATCAGCGACTTCACCAAGTGTATTGAGCTGAATAACTCCAAGGGTCAATACTTTTTCTACAGAGGAAAAAGTCACTCGAATGCTGGCAATACCAAGGCAGCCATATCAGATTACAGTGCTGCCCTCCATCGAGATCGCAACGATTTCTTTTCACTCTTCAATCGGGGCTTGCTTTACAAAAAGGAAGGTGACCTGCGCAAAGCCTTGGCCGACTTTGAACAGGCGGAGAAACTCAAGCCTGATCATGAAATGGCGTTGATCAACCTCGTCCACATCCACATGCAAATGGAGAAGTACTTCAAGGCACAGCCCATAGCGGAAAGGCTGGTGTACATGCATCCCAACAATGCTGAGAATTTCGTGGAATTGGCAATGTGTCAGCGCGCACAAGGTCATGACGTTTTTTCAGCAACGCTGGAGAAGGCACTGGTGCTCGATCCCGATAACGCCTGGGCTCGACATGAACGTGGCCTCTGGCATCTTGATCACTGCCGTTGGCAGCAGGCGCTGGAGGATCACACGCGCGCGATTACCAAGGCACCTAAGAAGGTGGATGCCTATGCAGCACGCGCCTGGGCCTATGCCGGTCTTAAAAAATGGAACGAGGCTATGAAAGACCTGGATGAGGCACTTACGATCGACCCCAAAGCGGTTTTGCCTTTATGTGTGAAGGCTACATTGCTGGTTACCGACGACAGCACGAAGAAGAACGTGGAACAGGCCATGGATCTTGTGGAGAATGCGATCAAAATTGCCGGAGAGCGAAATCCGGATGTACAAGCGGCTCGTGCTGCGGTTCACGCTTGGCGGGGGGAATGGAAATTGGCGAAGCAATACCAGTCAAATGCCTGCATCGGTAACAG
Proteins encoded in this region:
- a CDS encoding replicative DNA helicase, with the translated sequence MSEKSVTLRTERMPHDLEAEKELIRSILVNNQVLDDVRRLISPNDFYDYRHQLIMRAILNLADRQASTGIDLITLTHELEREGQQKELGGWQYLHELADLALHSVHATHYARIVSEKSIQRMLLQAAQSIHREASYPSDPEQLLEHSEQLILRIRDASNASEIKPLQVGLHKLLDRADEQCSGKIERWYTGFQELDSLVKLSAGKLIIIAARPSVGKSLLATQLAKQISDHASGRRAVYLSSLEMEDEEIAARFVASFGNVPMDVASVERVLNRPESEQLSDAVHLLADIPIFINDSGTQSLTTIAADARRLNRKHGLGLVVVDYLQLVTCETNRNKNRAEAMGEISSGLKRLAKELQCPVIALCQLNREADDVSEPQLRHIRESGNIEQDADTVWLLWREAKEVIDPNADQEVFLKIAKNRQGPIGTIKLLHRKEYMRFEELLSYDQPSVMNAE
- a CDS encoding DUF2924 domain-containing protein — encoded protein: MDLKQKLTSLPHLRVTDLRQMYAEVFGEPTNANNRDWLTKRLAWRLQAQAMGGLSERAMARAKELAREEDLRVTPPPVATIPISQPRDTRLPTPGAVITRTYKGVQHHVEVLADGFIWNGNTYTTLTAVAKAITGQHLNGFAFFGIKRGGKQ
- a CDS encoding WD40 repeat domain-containing protein — translated: MLLILILIISSTTIVTGDEVIMPSIQFKGSPLFVPYDFPVAASLDGKYIATASKTPGCAVLIDTKSGAEVMELKGGKSPITSIRFTPDDHTLLGGDDRRVYMWRLKSRSLVATCPANDESPGSTKLMQFAIAGNGNRFVTAISRHVQGEGSKGVTYQSWNLDSGAEEWSRHLPEPPYQLRYLMNVSYDGTVLAHWPGITSSQNGSTTIHFWKIVPRVGGIQKELEQDRSLNIKEISPVQCVAFTPSGKELIVTGSRNLRATGPNKLAQSSPDKDPLLLVYRSDSLQESARWNTRMSMPMSQLVFNRDGSLVAGFDSNWYELGIWETSSGKSLGIAKRDPYKTISWPKIWELRFNQKNQLQCSYSNIQAGKCIFQPRQDGGLLEFPAPGPPAIRPHSAYINTVAFSRDQKQLLTYDGGMLCTWDLKNLELVKSKRVGPAIRKFNMKRGGLLSPGGWASLRPIISSDGMLLVTQGLNAHLILTRLQSNEEIQLNLDLVEKQGMELALRVGITPDGKRVVAEWTEFLGYDQNPQKSGKVEAWDTANGNRLWSQPVLQLAPDEMRPFRNNIVNEPLSISTDSKSVVISGGILDVATGQLQSDWTAPIPQIRNGFLDSTGKRLVNLEGNQFGFWDMQTGRLLERWVLPDVSDSRLINILPDGRTALVSVKSPCSTDVAGSIILWIELASQQVRARFAFEHHFPFAVIGVSPDGNTLIGTNKSNAFAIWKLRTLPRQNRLVSKPEMEQHWKKICGLSADGGWKAMQALAEDPNQTIPFVMEHLNQRPTSEQVNAWIEELGHSDFNRREKAFENLAALGKSVEEKLKKASKSDSLEWQRRAEKLLQAFQGVDLGHIRDVRAVELLEMIGNAEAKKMLSQLAGGNSQDWLTQEAQIAIKRLTLRK
- a CDS encoding tetratricopeptide repeat protein, with translation MRLFILIAVFQWMIPLQADDWKGQVVFPREADLMLRDKGDVIGRFLHDGKVVRDNGETLEIVQSDPFAKRDRQGVVSKKEAILASEAVDYFTGLVTKEPRTVFPLLQRARAYELAGKQSLAFADLKQAVNLSGQAAALHKAGIALHNQKKYPEAIAKYTEALKFDRSTALIYHNRGIVHNNLGNHDESLADISEAIWLQPKKESYYYDRGLRWNALKKHDRAISDFTKCIELNNSKGQYFFYRGKSHSNAGNTKAAISDYSAALHRDRNDFFSLFNRGLLYKKEGDLRKALADFEQAEKLKPDHEMALINLVHIHMQMEKYFKAQPIAERLVYMHPNNAENFVELAMCQRAQGHDVFSATLEKALVLDPDNAWARHERGLWHLDHCRWQQALEDHTRAITKAPKKVDAYAARAWAYAGLKKWNEAMKDLDEALTIDPKAVLPLCVKATLLVTDDSTKKNVEQAMDLVENAIKIAGERNPDVQAARAAVHAWRGEWKLAKQYQSNACIGNSNSISRFDRTFRYRARLYSQNQRVQFPEKSSP
- a CDS encoding recombinase family protein, giving the protein MNKPPKRIRCAIYTRKSTEEGLEQEFNSLDAQRESAEAFIKSQAHEGWVCLPAKYDDGGFTGGNMERPALRQLLADIESGQVDCVIVYKVDRLSRSLLDFARMMEIFDRKGISFVSVTQQFNTTHSMGRLTLNILLSFAQFEREIISERTRDKIAATRRKGKWSGGRPILGYDADPVTNKLIINHEEAPRVRAIFRLYAEHGSLLPVAQELNQRGWRNKLYNTRKGISKGGMEFTRTSLWNLLTNPLYFGQVRHKDNVYAGEHEAIIDEVLWQRVQTQLERNGIHGGREIKNRHGSILKGLLRCVPCGCAMTPSYCCKNGKVQYRYYTCTKAQKQGWEKCSSKSVPAGQMEQFVVERIRGIGSDPALQAEVLTIIHQHHEEHRQTMQSEQALLMRELKRWQQEARNLIGQVKAGEVNTLVTSRLAEVQERIAHETPRLAQIREELERLADWTITAESVATVLGRFDELWKAMNIVEKQKLLQLLIDRIDYDGKVGQVTIHFHPTGLESLLTETITENAA